ACTCCTCTGGTCCATTCTAATCTCAAGACCTCCAAGTTCTCTTTTCCCTTCAAATTCGCTTCCCTTAATTCCGCTACAGAAACCTTCAATTTTTCCAGCTTTGAAATTTTGAACTCTCCTCGTAGGTCGTTTAGGCCATTTAATTCCCACAGGCGTGCACTGAGATCAGGGGAGGAGCCATACTTGCCAACTACAAATTGTGTTAATGTCTGAAGAGCAGTTAGTTGCCCCAGACCATTTGGCATGTGCGTCAAACCAGTACAGTGGTCAATCTCAAGATGCCTAAGACTGATCATTTTACTGATATGTCTTGGCAATGCTTCTAACCTTTTGCAGGAAGAGAGTTTGAGTGTCTGCAAATTCTTCAGTCTGGTAATGCAACGGGGGAGTCTTTTTAGATCTTCGTTCTTGGAGAGATCAAGATACCGCAAATGCTTCAACTTACTGATTGAACTAGGCACAATGTCAACCCCTGTGTTATGGAAATCTAATGCACGCAAGCACCTGAAACTGGAAATAATTGTATCATGGGGAGCCTGATTCAGTATTTTACGATAAACTGGTTGCACAGGCAGCACAAATGTCCGAATTTTGTTTGCTTTGAACAAAGAGGGGGGGATTTTCTGCGATGAATCTAATTCAAAGTCAAGGGATACATGACGAATTCTTTCACTTATATTTTCTGCATTAGAATCGACTGAAGAGCTCTCACTTCCACCAACTAATAGGGCAAGGTCATGCATCAGATCGTGCATTCCGCAACTCACCACATCACCCCATTCACCATACTCTAAATCTTGGAAGAAGGATCGCCGAGCTAAATCCATGAAACACTGATGACCGACTTCCTCAGGATGTTGCATTCCATCGGCTGGCTGCAGAATACCTTGTGCCATCCAGAGTTTTATCAGTGTTTGCTTATTAATTTCGTAGTCCTTTGGGAACAAGGAACAGTAAGCAAAGCAATTCTTCAAGCATGGCGGAAGTAGCTCATAGCTCAACTTCAATATCGGTAATATGTCATTCTCATTTTGAGGTATCATGGAAAGATCTCTGTCTTTAAAGGAGAGCCACTCAGTTTCTGTATCCTTGCAGTAAAGAAGGCTTCCCATAGTCCTTATGGCAAGGGGAACTCCAGCACATTTTTTAACAACCTCCTTTCCGATTGCTACAAGTCTTGTATTCTCAAATTCTTTCCCTTGTTTAAAAGCTAACTTCTCAAACAAAGACCATGACTCATCTTCAGAAAGACTTCTGAGGAAGTATGGTTTAGCTGTGCCAGTAATTGTTGCGATCAACTGAGTGCGTGTCGTCACCACAACCTTACTCCCCCTTGCGCCACCCATTAACAGATCCCTCAGTTTTAGCCATCTCTCACGGTTATCATTCCATACATCATCCAAAATAAGCAAAAATTTCTTGCCATCTATTTCTTTTCCAAGACGAGTTAACAAGGAATCCATCTCAAGGCCATCACATTTAGTATTAGTTGCAGATTCCAAaattttttgaactattaaCTTCACATCAAAAACATCAGAAACACACACCCAAATTCTTAGCTCAAAATGCCTTCGTATTTTCTCAGAATTGTAAACGAGCTGCACAAGAGTAGTCTTTCCTAGCCCCCCAATGCCAACTACTGGTATAACAGAAACATTCTCCTCAGTGTTAGAGTGCAACAGCAATTCTACAATGGCCAATTTATCATCCTCTCTCCCCACAACTTCTTCAACGCAAACAAAAGAATGAGTCTGCTCCCTGTCTACACTAACAGTAGGCATCTGTCTGGGGTGGTCTGTCAAATGGAATTTGCTTCTGTCTGAAGCTATGTCATTCAGTCTCTCCCTAATTGCCTTAATCTTATAAGACATGTTAAAACCATATGCAGTCGTCTTTATCTTCGAAAAGAAAGCACATACCTCTATCGCCTTCTTATCCTGCATCATCAGCTGCTGTTGCAACATTTCCGTGGAGAAATCATCCAGCAAATCATCTGCATCATAAATTGCATCTTTAAGCTTTTGGAGCCAATCTCTAACCTCATGGCTTTTTGTTTGCTGCTCCTCTGCATCAAGAAATATTGCTTTGATAACAGAGGCAGTATTCCTTAGTTTTTCAAGCTCGTCCTTAACACCCCATATCAGTCCCATCTCTTGCAGGGCCAGGTTCCCTAGTTTTCCCAAGATTCTATCAGTAATACTGACCAAAATAGCTTCTGTCATTTGATTTACTGGTTGATTGGGAGATGGAAATCCCaactataattgtttttttttttcgtattttttgtttgattagcAAGGAAAGTTTCGCTATAAATGCCTTTACGATTGATTGGCAAGAAATAGCTAACAAGAACAAGAAAGTGGCAGAGGTTGTGCTGCAAGGAGCTGGAGCTGTCAAGAGTTAATGAAGAAGCATACAAATCTTGCACTCGAAGGTGGAATGGTGAAGATTGACCCCAATTGATGGGAAAAAATGGCACCAATCGTTAGTCTACATCGGGACCAATTGCAACAAACTAGGAATATAAAACGCATATGTGAACATTCATCGCTGTTTTGATGCCAACGCGCACATGATCtcccaaattgttttttatgaaaactagcaacaaacaaacaatgcaGTCGTTGTTCCACCAACTATTTAATTCCATAAAATATTGTAAGAAATGAAGCCACTACGTACTTTCCAAAGAGAAAACTGAGAAAATATCTCTGGAATATAAAAGAGATTTCCAAGTATCCTGAATTGTTAAAAGAGAAGTGCAATTAATGCTTCCGGgttggaaaaaataaacaaaattttgttctcTTCTTAAGAAAAGTCTGTTTCCAGGAGGTTGGAGTACCATTCTTTATACACCAATCATCACCCCCTCCGAAGTCTTAGTTCCTGTTTGGAAATGgagctaaaaaataattcaaagactTGTCGCGCACGTAAAAGGACATGTATCGTTTTTTTCTCGTTAAGGGCCAATAGTGTTCCAAGAAGATGAGCAaacctttccctttccctttctctttttctttttctttatatatataaagagaaggTCAATCATTAcgaagtaaaaagaaaaaaagaaaggagcaCCCAGCTCTGAGAAAGGGGCAAAAAGATGCATTCCAAATTCTTTCAAAGAAAATGCAGGCGTCACAACCAGATCAGGAGGAACTGCTTGTGATCTTTTTGTTGCAGACACTTTAATCACACCAGAAGTCCAACAAGTACTTTGATCACAGCCAAAATGATGACTTCCCATCAATCTATATATAATGCTTCTccactaataataattaattaaacaaatatactCGGGGTGTAGGCAAGTATGGATGTCTCCATAATCAGCACCCAAAATCACACTTTTCCAGTAGAGGACAAGGGAGAGGAAGACGAAAGCTAGCTAGGCAACCTGGGACAGAACTCCTAAACTGGAAAGCTGGCACTATTCTATGGATTGGAAGAAAGAAATCCCATTGATGATCAAAACAGGACGTACTTTCTCAACAGCCTCTAGCAATAGGGGTGTAAAAGAACCGCTGCATGCGACAAAGAGTCTAATAATCATCAAAGCATGATGacatctataaaataaaattgtcaaaatGGTTAATAACCGGCAAATCCGTCAAGTTAGAATGGTGACACGGAGTTCAAaagtcggttttttttttttaatcttccgTTTGATTTACGCCCCAGTTGAGTTATAGTTGgatcttgattttgaaaataaaattcatttatggACCAGACGGTCACCTGCATACGCTACGCTGCTTGGCTCCTTTTTTAATCTAAtgactaactttttttt
This genomic interval from Populus nigra chromosome 11, ddPopNigr1.1, whole genome shotgun sequence contains the following:
- the LOC133668276 gene encoding putative disease resistance protein RGA4 — protein: MTEAILVSITDRILGKLGNLALQEMGLIWGVKDELEKLRNTASVIKAIFLDAEEQQTKSHEVRDWLQKLKDAIYDADDLLDDFSTEMLQQQLMMQDKKAIEVCAFFSKIKTTAYGFNMSYKIKAIRERLNDIASDRSKFHLTDHPRQMPTVSVDREQTHSFVCVEEVVGREDDKLAIVELLLHSNTEENVSVIPVVGIGGLGKTTLVQLVYNSEKIRRHFELRIWVCVSDVFDVKLIVQKILESATNTKCDGLEMDSLLTRLGKEIDGKKFLLILDDVWNDNRERWLKLRDLLMGGARGSKVVVTTRTQLIATITGTAKPYFLRSLSEDESWSLFEKLAFKQGKEFENTRLVAIGKEVVKKCAGVPLAIRTMGSLLYCKDTETEWLSFKDRDLSMIPQNENDILPILKLSYELLPPCLKNCFAYCSLFPKDYEINKQTLIKLWMAQGILQPADGMQHPEEVGHQCFMDLARRSFFQDLEYGEWGDVVSCGMHDLMHDLALLVGGSESSSVDSNAENISERIRHVSLDFELDSSQKIPPSLFKANKIRTFVLPVQPVYRKILNQAPHDTIISSFRCLRALDFHNTGVDIVPSSISKLKHLRYLDLSKNEDLKRLPRCITRLKNLQTLKLSSCKRLEALPRHISKMISLRHLEIDHCTGLTHMPNGLGQLTALQTLTQFVVGKYGSSPDLSARLWELNGLNDLRGEFKISKLEKLKVSVAELREANLKGKENLEVLRLEWTRGVNDDRVIDEDEVLLESFQPHSNLKEFHIYGYRAGKFPSWMVLNLSLLLPNLQEIIIWRCYRCLELPMFSRLPMLKVLKLEEVTALEYIENSSNGSSSLYSVRGNLSKRGKREEKSALFFPSLQELRLFDLRNFKGWWREEVSVVNNDEATVETTTETAGISLPSVAACEEKQQPLQQQLVLPSFPCLSKLTIGHCPNLSNLPLHPFLNEVEFKDVNAGLVQWSMVGLASIEGSSASGRNTSLPSFPSTLKLKHLCIDSVLDLVSMSELGLQNLTYLEHLTIENCPNLSSLPEESLRGLRSLRSLSIRGCGSLTSLFLGLQYLTSLEELEIKECRALDMSDCDEENSLQFRGLKSLRRLKIGYMPQLESIPDGIHEVTSLQDLKIEGCVGLKTLPEWIHDLKLLQRLDISDCPELNSLPEGCMKALQILEIYNCPKLLRICETRTSMDWPFIAHIPHVYVDRKKITIHAADISSL